In Melitaea cinxia chromosome 4, ilMelCinx1.1, whole genome shotgun sequence, a single genomic region encodes these proteins:
- the LOC123670487 gene encoding 3-oxoacyl-[acyl-carrier-protein] reductase FabG-like yields MSFMNKVVIVTGASSGIGAAAAKMFSDEGARVVMVGRNEKKISAVAARCASPLVILADLSNDDDARRIIDETIKKFGQIDVLVNNAGLTVDNGGLLGNDMMQAYDTVMRVNVRAVVLLTTLAAPHLIKTKGNIVNISGIGGKMPISAPDMINHQLSKAALDHYTVCSAAELGPHGVRVNGVNPGPVRTDYLENAKKAITWDYVLPMTLLKRVSEPEEIADLIMFLASDRAKGITGADYIIDNGMLIKRS; encoded by the coding sequence ATGAGTTTCATGAACAAGGTCGTCATTGTAACAGGAGCGAGCTCCGGCATCGGAGCCGCCGCGGCGAAGATGTTCAGCGACGAGGGAGCTCGCGTCGTGATGGTCGGACGCAACGAGAAGAAGATCTCCGCCGTGGCCGCGCGCTGCGCCTCGCCGCTCGTGATCCTCGCGGATCTCTCTAATGACGACGATGCGAGACGAATCATTGACGAAACCATCAAGAAGTTTGGACAAATTGATGTCTTGGTTAACAACGCTGGGCTCACGGTAGACAACGGTGGACTACTTGGCAATGACATGATGCAAGCTTATGACACAGTCATGAGAGTCAACGTGCGTGCTGTCGTTCTTTTAACAACCTTAGCTGCACCACATTTAATCAAAACTAAGGGTAACATTGTGAACATATCGGGTATTGGCGGAAAGATGCCAATAAGCGCACCAGATATGATTAATCACCAATTGTCAAAGGCAGCATTGGATCATTACACTGTTTGTTCCGCTGCGGAGCTGGGTCCGCACGGTGTAAGGGTGAACGGAGTGAACCCTGGACCGGTTAGGACCGATTATCTGGAAAATGCCAAAAAGGCTATCACTTGGGATTATGTTCTTCCGATGACTCTCCTCAAGAGAGTGTCGGAACCTGAAGAAATAGCAGACCTCATTATGTTTCTCGCGAGCGACAGGGCGAAGGGTATCACCGGAGCTGATTATATAATCGACAACGGTATGCTCATCAAACGGTCTTAA
- the LOC123670486 gene encoding 3-oxoacyl-[acyl-carrier-protein] reductase FabG-like produces MLLDLKNKVVIITGASSGIGAAAAKLFSGEGARVVMVGRNEKKLSAVAARCASPLVILADVSKDDDARRIISETVKKFGQIDVLVNNAGLSVDNGGLLGNDMMQAYDAVMRVNLRAVVFLTTLAAPHLIMTKGNIVNISSIAGKMAISSPDMINYYVSKAALDHFTVCSAAELGPHGVRVNGVNPGPVRTDFLDNAKMSITWDDVLPKTLLNRVSEAEEIADLIMFLASDRAKGITGAHYVTDNGMLVKRF; encoded by the coding sequence ATGTTGTTGGATTTGAAGAACAAAGTTGTTATAATAACCGGAGCGAGCTCCGGCATCGGGGCCGCCGCGGCGAAGTTGTTCAGCGGCGAGGGAGCTCGCGTCGTGATGGTCGGACGCAACGAGAAGAAGCTCTCTGCCGTGGCCGCGCGCTGCGCCTCGCCGCTCGTGATCCTCGCGGACGTCTCTAAGGACGATGATGCGAGACGAATTATTAGCGAAACCGTCAAGAAGTTTGGACAAATCGACGTCTTGGTTAATAACGCTGGGCTATCGGTAGACAACGGTGGACTACTTGGCAATGACATGATGCAAGCTTATGACGCAGTCATGAGAGTCAACCTCCGTGCTGTCGTTTTTTTAACGACCTTAGCTGCACCACACCTAATTATGACTAAGGGTAACATTGTAAACATATCAAGTATTGCCGGAAAGATGGCAATAAGCTCGCCAGATATGATTAATTACTATGTATCAAAGGCAGCGTTGGATCATTTCACTGTTTGTTCCGCTGCGGAACTGGGTCCGCACGGTGTAAGAGTGAACGGAGTGAACCCTGGGCCGGTTAGGACCGATTTCCTCGACAATGCTAAAATGTCTATCACTTGGGACGACGTACTTCCGAAGACTCTCCTCAACAGAGTGTCGGAAGCTGAAGAAATAGCAGACCTCATTATGTTCCTCGCGAGCGACAGGGCGAAGGGTATCACCGGAGCTCATTATGTGACCGACAACGGTATGCTCGTCAAACGGTTTTAA
- the LOC123669864 gene encoding 3-oxoacyl-[acyl-carrier-protein] reductase FabG-like, giving the protein MGFKNKVVIITGASSGIGAVAAKMFSDEGARVVMVGRNEKKLSSVAARCASPLVIRADVSNDDDARRIINETVKKFGQIDVLINNAAMFMKNDGILGKNMMTAYDTMMSTNIRAVVHLTHLAAPYLVKNKGNIVNISSIGATMPPIGLGLTSYYVSKASLNHFTTCAATELGQYGVRVNAISPGPVKTDFIENSKMDSSWDDFRPKTLLNRVSEPEEIVDLIMFLTSSKAKGVTGANYVIDNGMLIKRF; this is encoded by the coding sequence ATGGGCTTCAAGAACAAAGTTGTTATAATAACCGGAGCAAGCTCCGGCATCGGAGCCGTTGCGGCGAAGATGTTCAGCGACGAGGGAGCTCGCGTCGTGATGGTCGGACGCAACGAGAAGAAGCTGTCCTCCGTGGCCGCGCGCTGCGCCTCGCCGCTCGTGATCCGCGCGGACGTCTCTAACGACGATGATGCGAGACGAATCATTAACGAAACCGTCAAGAAGTTTGGACAAATCGACGTCTTGATCAACAACGCAGCCATGTTTATGAAAAATGATGGTATACTTGGCAAAAATATGATGACTGCTTATGATACCATGATGAGCACTAACATTCGTGCTGTAGTTCACTTAACACACTTAGCCGCCCCATATCTAGTTAAGAATAAAGGAAATATTGTGAACATATCAAGTATAGGTGCTACGATGCCACCCATTGGTTTAGGTCTGACAAGTTACTATGTGTCAAAAGCAAGCTTGAATCACTTTACTACTTGCGCTGCAACGGAGTTGGGTCAATATGGTGTAAGAGTGAACGCGATAAGTCCTGGACCGGTTAAGActgattttattgaaaactcCAAAATGGATTCCTCTTGGGACGATTTTCGGCCAAAAACGCTCCTCAATCGTGTGTCGGAACCGGAAGAAATAGTTGACTTGATAATGTTCCTCACGAGTAGCAAGGCAAAGGGGGTCACAGGAGCTAATTACGTGATAGACAATGGGATGCTTATTAAGCGGTTCTAA